Proteins co-encoded in one Erinaceus europaeus chromosome 2, mEriEur2.1, whole genome shotgun sequence genomic window:
- the INAFM1 gene encoding putative transmembrane protein INAFM1, with product MRGTSCVGGGGESPGGAGLSEGPRGRWLRLAPVCAYFLCVSLAAVLLAVYYGLIWVPTRPPAGPAGPPPSAPPPPCAPAPPAAAAASCLPGAPGGPPPPQLDLPRSRRRRRHPSRPPSAQTPEAVGGRGPG from the coding sequence ATGCGGGGCACGAGCTGCGTGGGCGGCGGCGGCGAGAGCCCAGGGGGCGCCGGGCTGAGCGAGGGTCCACGGGGTCGCTGGCTGCGTTTGGCCCCGGTCTGCGCCTACTTCCTGTGCGTGTCGCTGGCCGCCGTGCTGCTCGCCGTCTACTACGGGCTCATCTGGGTCCCCACGCGGCCCCCCGCCGGCCCCGCAGGCCCGCCGCCCAGCGCGCCGCCCCCGCCCTGCGCCCCTGCGCCCCCGGCCGCCGCTGCCGCCTCCTGCCTCCCGGGGGCCCCCGGCGGGCCGCCGCCTCCCCAGCTCGACCTGCCgcggagccgccgccgccgccgccacccgaGCCGCCCGCCGTCCGCACAGACACCGGAGGCCGTAGGGGGCCGAGGACCGGGGTGA
- the CCDC9 gene encoding coiled-coil domain-containing protein 9 isoform X1 — protein sequence MAATLDLKSKEEKDAELDKRIEALRRKNEALIRRYQEIEEDRKKAELEGVAVTAPRKGRRSVEKENVAAEVEKNLGPSRRSPGNPQPPGPSKGGRPLPQQGTRAGPGRSSRSWEESPGEHSRGTGGRGRRGRGRGSPHLSGAGDASTNDRRSKEWEERRRQNIEKMNEEMEKIAEYERNQREGVLEPNPVRNFLDDPRRRGGPLEEPERDRREGSRRHGRNWGGSDFERVRSGLEQERQGRRAGPGGAGDMTLSMTGRERSEYLRWKQEREKIDQERLQRHRKPTGQWRREWDAEKTDGMFKDGPAPAVEPSHRYDDQAWARPPKPPTFGEFLSKHKAEVSRRRRRNSRPQAKAAPRVYSDHDDRWETEEAASPVPETPQPTAPEETPTQPPKTSAPAHRPPEDEGEEEEEVEDLAEGEEDGEEDDEEWEDVSEDEEELEEEEEEEGQSAQDQPPQEAEPTSGPGNEQSHPATQGPEELGSKESEPLPQDSAAPSSPFSTEGGHQPVPDWGEEMEQNSPRTAHPADALSGGDQPAPAPLESGHSLRGTQKAEEDGSEAAPEAGPEGQETAEITDFQRVRFCKVVAAAPPPGAAR from the exons ATG GCAGCCACGCTGGATCTAAAATctaaggaggagaaggatgcggaGCTGGACAAGAGGATCGAGGCTCTTCGTCGGAAGAACGAGGCCCTCATCCGGCGCTACCAG GAGATTGAGGAGGACCGCAAAAAGGCTGAGCTTGAGGGAGTAGCAGTGACAGCTCCCCGGAAAGGCCGCCGCTCAGTAGAAAAGGAGAATGTGGCAGCTGAGGTG GAAAAGAACCTGGGTCCCTCCCGGAGGTCTCCTGGGAACCCCCAGCCACCAGGACCTAGCAAGGGAGGCCGGCCATTACCCCAGCAAGGAACCCGGGCAGGCCCAGGCCGATCCTCCCGCAGCTGGGAGGAGAGTCCAGGGGAACACTCTCGAGGAACTGGGGGCCGTGGCCGGAGGGGCCGAGGCAGGGGGTCCCCTCATCTTTCTGGAGCTGGAGATGCATCCACTAATGACCGAAGGTCCAAG GAGTGGGAGGAGCGGCGTCGGCAGAACATCGAGAAGATGAACGAGGAGATGGAGAAGATCGCGGAGTATGAGCGCAACCAGCGG GAAGGTGTGCTGGAGCCCAACCCAGTGCGCAACTTCCTGGATGACCCCCGGCGGCGCGGAGGGCCCCTGGAGGAGCCTGAGCGGGACCGCAGGGAGGGCAGTCGGCGGCACGGGCGCAACTGGGGCGGCTCCGACTTTGAACGTGTGCGCTCTGGCCTCGAGCAGGAGCGGCAG GGTCGCCGGGCTGGCCCGGGTGGTGCAGGTGACATGACCCTCTCCATGACGGGCCGGGAACGCTCGGAGTACCTGCGCTGGAAGCAGGAGCGGGAGAAGATTGACCAGGAGCGGCTGCAAAGGCACCGCAAGCCCACAGGCCAGTGGCGGCGGGAGTGGGATGCAGAGAAGACTGATGGCAT gttCAAGGACGGCCCAGCCCCTGCCGTTGAACCATCCCACCGCTACG ATGACCAGGCCTGGGCCCGGCCCCCCAAGCCCCCCACTTTTGGGGAGTTCCTGTCCAAGCACAAAGCTGAGGTCAGccgcaggaggaggaggaacagccgACCCCAGGCCAAGGCAGCCCCCCGTGTCTACAG tgACCACGATGATCGCtgggagacagaggaggcagCATCCCCAGTCCCTGAGACCCCACAGCCCACTGCTCCCGAGGAGACACCCACACAG CCGCCCAAGACCTCAGCCCCTGCCCACCGGCCTCctgaagatgagggagaggaagaggaagaggtggaggatctggcagagggggaggaggatggAGAAGAAGACGATGAGGAATGGGAAGATGTGAGTGAAGATGAGGaagagctggaggaggaggaagaggaggagggacaaTCAGCCCAAGACCAGCCACCTCAAGAGGCCGAGCCCACCAGTGGCCCCGGCAATGAGCAGTCCCACCCAGCGACTCAGGGGCCTGAGGAGTTGGGGTCCAAGGAGTCGGAGCCACTCCCCCAGGACTCGGCTGCACCTTCCAGCCCCTTCTCCACTGAGGGGGGCCACCAGCCTGTGCCTGACTGGGGTGAAGAGATGGAGCAGAATTCCCCCCGGACCGCCCACCCGGCTGACGCCCTCTCGG GAGGTGATcagccagcccctgctcccctggaGAGTGGGCACAGCCTCCGAGGAACCCAGAAAGCTGAAGAGGATGGGTCTGAAGcagctccag AGGCAGGCCCGGAGGGCCAGGAGACAGCGGAGATCACCGACTTCCAGAGGGTGCGTTTCTGCAAGGTGGTGGCGGCCGCTCCGCCCCCGGGGGCCGCCCGCTGA
- the CCDC9 gene encoding coiled-coil domain-containing protein 9 isoform X2, with product MAATLDLKSKEEKDAELDKRIEALRRKNEALIRRYQEIEEDRKKAELEGVAVTAPRKGRRSVEKENVAAEVEKNLGPSRRSPGNPQPPGPSKGGRPLPQQGTRAGPGRSSRSWEESPGEHSRGTGGRGRRGRGRGSPHLSGAGDASTNDRRSKEWEERRRQNIEKMNEEMEKIAEYERNQREGVLEPNPVRNFLDDPRRRGGPLEEPERDRREGSRRHGRNWGGSDFERVRSGLEQERQGRRAGPGGAGDMTLSMTGRERSEYLRWKQEREKIDQERLQRHRKPTGQWRREWDAEKTDGMFKDGPAPAVEPSHRYDDQAWARPPKPPTFGEFLSKHKAEVSRRRRRNSRPQAKAAPRVYSDHDDRWETEEAASPVPETPQPTAPEETPTQPPKTSAPAHRPPEDEGEEEEEVEDLAEGEEDGEEDDEEWEDVSEDEEELEEEEEEEGQSAQDQPPQEAEPTSGPGNEQSHPATQGPEELGSKESEPLPQDSAAPSSPFSTEGGHQPVPDWGEEMEQNSPRTAHPADALSGEAWPFGNA from the exons ATG GCAGCCACGCTGGATCTAAAATctaaggaggagaaggatgcggaGCTGGACAAGAGGATCGAGGCTCTTCGTCGGAAGAACGAGGCCCTCATCCGGCGCTACCAG GAGATTGAGGAGGACCGCAAAAAGGCTGAGCTTGAGGGAGTAGCAGTGACAGCTCCCCGGAAAGGCCGCCGCTCAGTAGAAAAGGAGAATGTGGCAGCTGAGGTG GAAAAGAACCTGGGTCCCTCCCGGAGGTCTCCTGGGAACCCCCAGCCACCAGGACCTAGCAAGGGAGGCCGGCCATTACCCCAGCAAGGAACCCGGGCAGGCCCAGGCCGATCCTCCCGCAGCTGGGAGGAGAGTCCAGGGGAACACTCTCGAGGAACTGGGGGCCGTGGCCGGAGGGGCCGAGGCAGGGGGTCCCCTCATCTTTCTGGAGCTGGAGATGCATCCACTAATGACCGAAGGTCCAAG GAGTGGGAGGAGCGGCGTCGGCAGAACATCGAGAAGATGAACGAGGAGATGGAGAAGATCGCGGAGTATGAGCGCAACCAGCGG GAAGGTGTGCTGGAGCCCAACCCAGTGCGCAACTTCCTGGATGACCCCCGGCGGCGCGGAGGGCCCCTGGAGGAGCCTGAGCGGGACCGCAGGGAGGGCAGTCGGCGGCACGGGCGCAACTGGGGCGGCTCCGACTTTGAACGTGTGCGCTCTGGCCTCGAGCAGGAGCGGCAG GGTCGCCGGGCTGGCCCGGGTGGTGCAGGTGACATGACCCTCTCCATGACGGGCCGGGAACGCTCGGAGTACCTGCGCTGGAAGCAGGAGCGGGAGAAGATTGACCAGGAGCGGCTGCAAAGGCACCGCAAGCCCACAGGCCAGTGGCGGCGGGAGTGGGATGCAGAGAAGACTGATGGCAT gttCAAGGACGGCCCAGCCCCTGCCGTTGAACCATCCCACCGCTACG ATGACCAGGCCTGGGCCCGGCCCCCCAAGCCCCCCACTTTTGGGGAGTTCCTGTCCAAGCACAAAGCTGAGGTCAGccgcaggaggaggaggaacagccgACCCCAGGCCAAGGCAGCCCCCCGTGTCTACAG tgACCACGATGATCGCtgggagacagaggaggcagCATCCCCAGTCCCTGAGACCCCACAGCCCACTGCTCCCGAGGAGACACCCACACAG CCGCCCAAGACCTCAGCCCCTGCCCACCGGCCTCctgaagatgagggagaggaagaggaagaggtggaggatctggcagagggggaggaggatggAGAAGAAGACGATGAGGAATGGGAAGATGTGAGTGAAGATGAGGaagagctggaggaggaggaagaggaggagggacaaTCAGCCCAAGACCAGCCACCTCAAGAGGCCGAGCCCACCAGTGGCCCCGGCAATGAGCAGTCCCACCCAGCGACTCAGGGGCCTGAGGAGTTGGGGTCCAAGGAGTCGGAGCCACTCCCCCAGGACTCGGCTGCACCTTCCAGCCCCTTCTCCACTGAGGGGGGCCACCAGCCTGTGCCTGACTGGGGTGAAGAGATGGAGCAGAATTCCCCCCGGACCGCCCACCCGGCTGACGCCCTCTCGGGTGAGGCCTGGCCTTTTGGAAATGCATGA